A genomic region of Trichothermofontia sichuanensis B231 contains the following coding sequences:
- a CDS encoding class I adenylate-forming enzyme family protein has protein sequence MLVQEFLEQSAARLPHKVALICNKQRLTFEEIDKQANRLANALQAQGLERSDRVALYLPNCVELVIAIFAALKAGGIFVPISYTTKQQKLTYILNNCQAKILITSGRQASIVENLVEKVTSLKTIVLTSSIDKPRLKNYLNYEDIYINYSEEAPKKINIDLDLACLIYTSGSTGDPKGVMCDHSNVVFAANSIIQYLGNTETDVVLGLLPLSFDYGLYQLLMTFKFGGTLVLEQGFTFPAVILKRIQEEKITGFPGVPTIYSMLLSMDIDAYNLSSLRYLTNTAAALPPSHITAIRDKFPWAKLFSMYGLTETKRTLYLPPEELDKRPDSVGIAIPGTEVWIEDEAGQRLGVGQVGELVVRGRHVMRGYWNDPSRTAIRFRSSPAGDRLCYTGDLFKMDAEGFLYFVARKDDIIKSRGEKVAPKEVENVLYALEGVKEVAVIGVSDPILGQAIKAFIVLGEVQMTETDVLRYCRTHLEDFMIPKYIEFCSELPKTSTGKIKKIDLN, from the coding sequence ATGTTAGTACAAGAATTTTTAGAGCAAAGCGCGGCTCGTTTACCTCATAAGGTAGCTTTGATTTGTAACAAACAGCGTTTAACTTTTGAAGAAATCGATAAACAAGCTAATCGGTTGGCCAATGCACTCCAAGCCCAGGGATTAGAACGGAGCGATCGTGTTGCCCTATATCTACCTAATTGTGTTGAATTAGTTATTGCTATATTTGCAGCACTCAAAGCGGGAGGAATTTTTGTTCCGATTAGCTATACTACTAAACAGCAAAAATTAACTTATATTTTAAATAACTGTCAAGCAAAAATTTTGATCACAAGTGGGCGACAAGCGTCGATAGTAGAGAATTTAGTTGAGAAAGTTACTTCCTTAAAAACCATTGTTCTGACTTCATCTATCGATAAGCCAAGATTAAAAAACTATCTTAATTACGAAGATATTTATATCAATTATTCAGAAGAAGCGCCTAAAAAGATTAATATTGATCTTGATCTTGCTTGTCTAATTTACACATCTGGCAGCACAGGTGATCCCAAAGGAGTCATGTGCGATCATAGTAACGTGGTTTTCGCTGCTAATTCGATTATTCAGTATCTAGGTAATACGGAAACAGATGTTGTACTAGGATTATTACCTTTGTCTTTTGACTATGGTCTTTATCAATTGCTTATGACCTTTAAATTTGGCGGTACATTGGTCTTGGAACAGGGATTTACCTTCCCAGCAGTCATTCTTAAACGTATTCAAGAAGAAAAAATTACTGGTTTTCCTGGTGTACCAACAATTTACTCTATGCTACTTAGCATGGATATTGATGCTTACAATCTATCTAGCCTACGCTATTTAACAAATACCGCAGCCGCTTTACCGCCTTCCCATATCACTGCAATTCGGGACAAATTTCCCTGGGCTAAATTATTTTCTATGTATGGATTAACAGAAACTAAACGAACTCTCTACTTACCCCCTGAAGAGTTAGATAAACGCCCTGATTCTGTTGGAATTGCGATTCCTGGGACAGAGGTCTGGATTGAAGATGAAGCGGGGCAAAGATTAGGGGTAGGTCAAGTTGGAGAGCTTGTGGTGCGGGGTCGTCACGTTATGCGAGGTTATTGGAATGATCCATCTAGGACGGCAATCAGGTTCCGTAGTAGTCCTGCCGGCGATCGGCTGTGTTATACCGGAGACCTCTTTAAGATGGATGCAGAGGGGTTCCTGTATTTCGTGGCGCGTAAGGATGACATTATCAAAAGCCGAGGAGAAAAGGTTGCTCCCAAAGAAGTCGAAAACGTCCTCTATGCCCTAGAAGGGGTCAAAGAAGTGGCCGTAATCGGTGTTAGTGATCCTATTCTTGGTCAAGCGATAAAAGCATTCATTGTCTTAGGGGAAGTACAAATGACAGAAACAGATGTTTTACGTTACTGTCGCACCCATTTAGAAGATTTTATGATTCCGAAATACATTGAATTTTGTTCAGAATTGCCTAAAACTTCAACTGGAAAAATTAAAAAGATCGATCTGAATTAA
- a CDS encoding monovalent cation/H(+) antiporter subunit G: MIDLISYSCIGLGLVFWLWGTWPLLGPRSVLFKLHSLSVADTLGSMSIVVGLLLKIPNEWPLLILALISLAIWNTVLGYVLAYCSSDIVHLAPPTHSSSVSAGDAPYV, from the coding sequence ATGATTGACCTGATCAGTTATAGCTGTATTGGCCTCGGCTTAGTCTTCTGGCTATGGGGAACCTGGCCGTTGCTGGGACCGCGATCGGTCCTCTTTAAACTCCATAGTTTATCGGTGGCGGATACCCTCGGCTCTATGAGTATTGTCGTCGGGTTGCTCCTGAAGATTCCGAATGAATGGCCATTGCTCATCCTAGCCCTGATTTCTCTGGCCATCTGGAATACTGTACTCGGCTATGTCCTGGCCTACTGTTCCAGCGACATCGTCCACCTCGCCCCACCCACGCATTCCTCCTCTGTGTCGGCAGGAGACGCTCCTTATGTCTGA
- a CDS encoding Na(+)/H(+) antiporter subunit B gives MMRWIYLAASIAFLIKMLVIANPTPIIPIAIVEAVVQDSGVPNAVSGIIFRNRLYDTIFEVTVFTIAIMGVQFLLANERPSQKIRQFTDHPSIVLARLGATIAALVSIELAIRGHLSPGGGFAAGVAGGTAIGLVAITSPPEWLQSLYQRWQIATWEKISVVIFIVLAAITLMGWEFPHGELGALVSGGVLPWLNVLVAFKVALGSWAAILLFIRYRGLL, from the coding sequence ATGATGCGCTGGATTTATTTGGCGGCAAGTATTGCCTTTTTAATCAAAATGCTTGTGATTGCCAATCCTACCCCGATTATCCCCATTGCGATCGTGGAAGCCGTCGTCCAGGATAGCGGGGTACCCAACGCTGTGTCGGGCATTATTTTCCGCAATCGCCTTTACGACACCATTTTTGAAGTAACCGTGTTCACGATCGCCATCATGGGCGTACAATTTCTCCTGGCTAATGAACGCCCGTCCCAGAAGATCCGCCAATTTACTGATCACCCTTCGATTGTGCTAGCACGTTTGGGCGCGACGATCGCAGCCCTGGTAAGTATTGAACTGGCAATCCGGGGTCACCTGAGTCCCGGGGGGGGCTTTGCTGCTGGCGTCGCGGGGGGGACCGCGATCGGCCTTGTAGCCATCACCTCTCCCCCGGAATGGCTACAAAGCCTCTACCAACGTTGGCAGATTGCCACTTGGGAAAAGATCTCTGTCGTAATCTTTATCGTGTTAGCAGCCATCACGTTGATGGGTTGGGAATTCCCCCACGGTGAACTGGGAGCCTTAGTCAGTGGCGGTGTGTTGCCCTGGCTGAACGTCCTGGTGGCCTTTAAGGTAGCCCTAGGGTCATGGGCAGCCATCTTGCTGTTTATTCGCTATCGCGGGTTACTCTAA
- a CDS encoding condensation domain-containing protein → MSNDTAANAPSNFWHTVQTNARLRQQFPAIQPVSRQEQLLLSFQQERLWRLEQIYPDTSVYNLLHIIHFYGSLNLRVLEKSLQEIIQRHEVLRTGFVSVKGVPFQTIGSNNFVRLSIVDLTGIPLQEREQEARRLALKEAQKPFDLTQQGLWRFQLLRLSENEHWLIRIIHHIIFDGWSHNVFMRELATIYTALSSGKSSPFSDSMPLLQYVDFAYTQRKWPQQAGFATQLDYWKQQLSGKISSLELPTDNSNSLSVSTYQGDCQSLVFSTALTKAIKTLSYQQGVSLFATLLTAFKVLLYAYTKQADMIVCSPVAGRHRPETKKLIGYFNNMVLIRTNLADNPNFCQLLNQVSQLASSAYANQDVPLQKLVELPNLANTVLTRVMFTLQNIPNPTFNLENLKITSEYIQRPIANFDLALSMEEKGEQLSGVLQYKTAFFNRGTIKAILEDFQVLLESIVINPEQSLSSLSFLITGDDKGLITGDDKGKISSNQDKNSEPVPALYSASDNINSCSYQPPRDSLELQVTQILQKVLGSDRPIGIHDNLLSLGVSSLSIALIAEKIQGVFQTDLPLTAIFQNSTIEKVSKLLRESSSFSLTSPLVPIQPNGSKPPLFLCEGVGIYYNLIPYLGKDQPLYALMRDESTTSLHFNCVEAIATYYLQHVKKIQPEGPYFLGGLCFGGLVAFEMAQQIYSKGEEVGMLLLVDTPARPNVYKLKPTPLRMLGHLSNLLQFGLPYLRKKLEDKRGKYLRSNHNSSETTSLPSFGRIANTNQAFRESANRIAETYQCQSYPGSVTLFTLSKRSAMIDGLFDPALGYIEPLLGWGSIVNGEIDVYYFEGEHTSILREPYIKPLGERLRACLEKAQSIKSVKSEDTCFGKCLF, encoded by the coding sequence ATGTCAAACGATACTGCTGCTAATGCACCTTCAAATTTCTGGCACACTGTACAGACGAATGCACGCTTAAGGCAACAATTTCCTGCTATCCAACCTGTATCTCGTCAGGAGCAATTATTACTGTCTTTTCAACAGGAAAGACTCTGGCGACTTGAACAAATATATCCCGATACATCCGTCTATAATCTTCTACACATTATCCATTTTTATGGTTCTCTCAACCTGAGAGTACTCGAAAAGAGTCTTCAAGAAATTATCCAACGTCACGAAGTCCTGCGCACTGGTTTTGTAAGCGTTAAAGGGGTACCTTTTCAAACTATTGGCTCTAATAACTTTGTGAGGTTATCGATTGTAGATCTTACAGGTATCCCTTTACAAGAGCGAGAGCAAGAAGCTAGGAGATTAGCCTTAAAGGAAGCACAAAAACCGTTTGATTTGACGCAACAAGGACTATGGCGGTTCCAATTATTGCGCCTTTCTGAGAACGAGCATTGGTTGATAAGGATCATTCATCATATTATTTTTGATGGTTGGTCTCATAATGTTTTCATGCGCGAATTAGCAACAATATACACAGCCTTATCTAGTGGGAAATCTTCCCCATTCTCAGACTCAATGCCATTGCTGCAATATGTAGATTTTGCTTACACTCAGAGGAAGTGGCCCCAACAAGCAGGATTTGCAACCCAACTAGACTACTGGAAACAGCAATTAAGTGGTAAAATTTCTTCCCTAGAGTTACCCACTGATAACTCTAATAGTTTGTCAGTATCTACTTATCAAGGTGATTGTCAATCTCTAGTTTTCTCTACAGCTTTAACTAAAGCTATTAAGACCTTGAGCTATCAGCAAGGAGTTTCTTTGTTCGCGACTTTGCTAACTGCCTTTAAGGTGCTGTTATATGCCTATACCAAGCAAGCGGATATGATCGTGTGTTCTCCAGTAGCTGGTCGTCACAGGCCTGAGACTAAAAAGCTGATCGGATACTTTAATAATATGGTGTTAATTCGCACTAACCTAGCAGATAATCCTAATTTTTGCCAATTGTTAAATCAAGTTAGCCAACTTGCCTCGAGTGCCTACGCCAACCAGGATGTCCCCCTCCAAAAACTGGTTGAACTCCCTAACTTGGCAAATACAGTATTAACCCGAGTCATGTTTACCTTACAAAATATCCCCAACCCAACCTTTAACTTGGAAAACTTAAAAATTACTTCGGAGTATATTCAAAGGCCAATTGCAAACTTTGATTTAGCTTTGTCAATGGAGGAAAAAGGAGAGCAATTAAGTGGCGTACTGCAATACAAAACTGCCTTTTTCAACAGGGGTACTATAAAGGCAATTTTGGAGGATTTTCAAGTCTTACTAGAAAGTATTGTTATCAATCCAGAGCAGTCATTATCTTCATTATCATTTTTAATCACTGGAGATGATAAAGGTTTAATCACTGGAGATGATAAAGGGAAAATCTCTTCTAATCAGGATAAAAATTCAGAGCCAGTCCCTGCCCTCTACTCTGCATCTGACAATATCAATTCCTGCTCTTATCAACCTCCTAGGGATTCTTTAGAACTCCAGGTAACTCAAATCTTGCAAAAGGTTTTGGGCAGCGATCGCCCGATTGGTATTCACGATAACCTACTTTCCTTGGGTGTATCTTCCTTATCTATTGCCTTGATTGCTGAGAAAATACAAGGGGTATTCCAGACAGATTTACCCTTAACAGCTATCTTTCAAAACTCCACTATTGAAAAAGTGTCAAAGCTACTCAGAGAAAGTAGCTCATTTTCCTTAACTTCCCCCTTGGTCCCTATTCAACCGAATGGTAGTAAACCTCCTTTATTTCTGTGTGAAGGGGTAGGTATTTATTACAATTTAATTCCCTATCTGGGCAAAGATCAACCTCTTTATGCTTTAATGAGGGACGAAAGTACTACTTCGCTGCACTTTAATTGTGTAGAAGCTATAGCAACTTACTATTTGCAACACGTTAAAAAAATTCAACCAGAAGGTCCTTATTTCCTGGGAGGTCTGTGTTTTGGCGGTTTGGTAGCCTTTGAAATGGCGCAGCAAATATACTCGAAAGGTGAGGAGGTGGGTATGCTACTATTGGTGGACACACCAGCGAGGCCTAATGTTTATAAATTAAAACCCACACCGCTGCGAATGTTAGGACATCTGAGTAATTTGCTCCAATTTGGCCTTCCCTACCTTCGCAAAAAACTAGAGGACAAGAGGGGCAAGTATTTGCGGTCTAACCATAATTCTTCTGAAACCACCTCACTACCTAGTTTTGGTAGGATTGCAAATACAAACCAAGCGTTTAGAGAGTCTGCTAATCGCATTGCTGAAACCTATCAATGTCAAAGCTATCCAGGTTCAGTAACCCTTTTTACGCTGAGCAAGAGATCAGCAATGATCGACGGTTTATTTGATCCTGCTTTGGGATACATTGAGCCACTTCTTGGCTGGGGTTCTATTGTCAATGGAGAGATAGATGTCTATTACTTTGAAGGAGAACACACTTCAATTTTAAGAGAACCCTATATTAAGCCTCTTGGAGAACGATTGAGGGCTTGCTTAGAGAAAGCTCAATCTATAAAATCAGTCAAATCAGAGGATACCTGTTTTGGCAAATGTTTGTTTTAA
- a CDS encoding GerMN domain-containing protein — protein MQDQQIPKPRRMPPTGLLVGLSTLLVATAGVTAWWTWRSFNPGEISPPPIPEETVTSSPPPKVTVPLEQRIDVYWLRDTGSRLEVVPSPIAIAKTLKGEAALKAAFAQLLSGPQDGSMATSIPPGTQLLDLKVTPDGVHVDLSPEFTTGGGSSSMSGRLAQVLYTATTLDPGANVWITIAGKPLDVLGGEGIMVDQPMTRAAFEQNYDL, from the coding sequence ATGCAAGACCAACAAATTCCCAAACCTCGCCGGATGCCGCCGACCGGTCTCCTCGTTGGCCTTTCGACGCTCCTGGTGGCCACGGCTGGCGTAACGGCCTGGTGGACGTGGCGATCGTTCAATCCTGGCGAGATCTCTCCCCCACCGATTCCCGAGGAAACCGTAACTAGCTCACCGCCGCCGAAGGTGACGGTTCCTCTGGAGCAACGGATTGATGTCTATTGGTTACGTGATACGGGAAGCCGTTTGGAAGTCGTCCCCAGCCCGATCGCGATCGCTAAAACGCTGAAGGGAGAAGCAGCCCTGAAAGCGGCCTTTGCCCAGCTACTCAGCGGTCCCCAGGATGGGTCTATGGCCACCAGTATTCCCCCAGGCACCCAGTTGCTGGACCTCAAGGTTACGCCGGATGGGGTTCATGTGGACTTATCCCCAGAGTTCACGACCGGGGGGGGTAGCAGTTCCATGTCGGGGCGGTTAGCGCAAGTGCTCTATACTGCGACCACGCTGGATCCGGGCGCCAATGTGTGGATCACGATCGCGGGCAAACCTTTAGACGTACTGGGGGGTGAAGGCATTATGGTTGATCAGCCCATGACCCGTGCTGCTTTTGAACAAAATTATGATCTTTAA
- a CDS encoding cation:proton antiporter, whose translation MTTPIIIWMTLPFLLGFLGYLLPKCDRYFALGMALFSGALAIWLLGRPTALELRLLDHFGVSLLLDTQTGFFVLTNALVTTAVVGYCWQSQKTAFFYTQVLMLHGSVNATFMCADLMSLYVALEVLAIAAFLLITYPRSDRSLWVGLRYLFVSNTAMLFYLVGAVLVYRVNTSFAFTGLANAPSEALALLFVGLLTKGGIFISGLWLPLTHSEAETPVSALLSGVVVKAGVFPLLRFALIAEALDPLVRGFGVATALLGVGYALLERDTKRILALSTLSQMGWILVAPAVGGGYALAHGLAKSASFLIAGNLPSRQLPVLRQQPIRFPLWLGLALASLSIAGCPLLLGFTAKALTVKELLPWQTGLMNLAAIGTAIVMAKFICLPRHRPGYTATAGPASEPSDLPLGFWGAIILLIGSLLVAHYFYFYPTAYSGATRLKTGSILAIGWLIHALLIQRLPGQFPRQWEQLEHLIGMMSVMLVVLFWMVLV comes from the coding sequence ATGACAACACCCATTATTATCTGGATGACATTGCCCTTTCTCCTGGGCTTTCTGGGGTATCTATTGCCCAAGTGCGATCGCTATTTTGCCCTGGGTATGGCGCTCTTTTCCGGGGCATTGGCCATCTGGCTGCTGGGACGACCCACGGCCCTTGAACTGCGGCTCCTCGATCACTTTGGGGTCAGTCTACTGCTGGACACCCAAACCGGCTTTTTCGTTCTCACCAATGCGTTGGTAACCACCGCTGTGGTTGGCTATTGTTGGCAAAGTCAGAAGACCGCCTTCTTCTATACCCAGGTCCTGATGCTTCACGGGAGTGTGAACGCAACCTTCATGTGTGCGGATCTGATGAGTCTCTACGTGGCTTTAGAGGTCCTGGCTATTGCTGCCTTTTTGTTAATCACCTATCCCCGGAGCGATCGCAGTCTTTGGGTCGGCTTACGCTATTTATTCGTCAGCAACACGGCCATGCTGTTCTATTTAGTCGGTGCAGTCTTGGTCTATCGGGTGAATACTTCCTTTGCCTTTACGGGCTTAGCCAATGCCCCTTCCGAAGCCCTGGCACTCCTGTTTGTCGGCTTACTCACCAAGGGGGGAATTTTTATTTCGGGTCTCTGGTTACCCCTGACCCACTCAGAGGCAGAAACCCCGGTCTCGGCTCTGTTGTCGGGGGTCGTGGTGAAGGCGGGGGTCTTCCCGTTGTTACGATTCGCCCTCATCGCCGAGGCACTGGACCCGCTTGTCCGGGGGTTTGGTGTGGCGACTGCTCTGTTGGGGGTGGGCTATGCCCTGCTGGAGCGTGACACAAAACGGATACTGGCGCTGAGTACGCTGTCCCAAATGGGGTGGATACTTGTGGCCCCCGCTGTTGGGGGGGGCTATGCCCTGGCCCACGGGTTAGCCAAATCAGCCAGCTTCTTAATCGCGGGTAATTTACCCAGTCGGCAGTTGCCGGTCTTACGCCAACAGCCTATCCGTTTCCCCCTGTGGCTGGGGTTGGCCCTGGCCAGCCTGTCGATCGCCGGTTGTCCGCTGCTCTTGGGATTTACTGCCAAAGCCCTTACTGTCAAGGAACTGCTCCCCTGGCAAACCGGGTTGATGAACCTGGCCGCCATCGGCACCGCGATCGTCATGGCTAAATTCATTTGCCTCCCCAGGCACAGACCGGGATACACGGCAACAGCGGGGCCAGCCAGCGAGCCATCGGATCTCCCCCTCGGTTTCTGGGGGGCCATCATCCTGCTCATTGGCAGCTTACTGGTTGCCCATTATTTCTATTTCTATCCCACCGCCTATAGCGGCGCAACCCGCCTGAAAACCGGGAGTATCCTCGCGATCGGCTGGCTCATTCACGCTCTCCTCATCCAGCGATTGCCAGGGCAATTTCCCCGCCAGTGGGAACAGCTTGAGCATCTGATTGGCATGATGAGTGTCATGTTAGTAGTCCTGTTCTGGATGGTGTTGGTATGA
- a CDS encoding Na+/H+ antiporter subunit E encodes MIGYLNLLLRLAIWFLLTANFSVVNILIGVSVALLLPGRPKSLGRLKDWLHALGEILIAIPQAYWEAFEIMIRPHLYEEITLERVRPRRTPGLIFLDIFVITFTPKTIVVKYHEAGWYEVHRITRKHAPSVRGELP; translated from the coding sequence ATGATCGGTTATCTCAATCTCCTCCTCCGGTTGGCGATTTGGTTCCTCCTCACGGCAAATTTTAGTGTCGTTAATATCCTAATTGGCGTGAGTGTGGCCCTGCTGTTGCCGGGGCGGCCAAAGTCGTTAGGAAGGCTCAAAGATTGGTTACATGCTCTGGGTGAAATCCTGATCGCCATTCCCCAAGCCTATTGGGAGGCATTTGAGATTATGATTCGCCCCCATTTATATGAAGAAATCACCCTGGAGCGTGTGCGACCACGCCGCACACCCGGTCTGATTTTTCTGGATATCTTTGTGATTACATTTACCCCTAAAACAATCGTCGTGAAATATCACGAAGCCGGTTGGTACGAAGTCCATCGCATCACCCGCAAGCATGCCCCTAGTGTCAGAGGAGAATTGCCATGA
- a CDS encoding acyl carrier protein has product MQSTEEIIRSFITETILFTHEEYPYPDDASLLENGILDSMNVMELVTFLEEQMGLEIADDEITPENFDSINQLARFVRSKQSMMT; this is encoded by the coding sequence ATGCAATCTACCGAAGAAATAATTCGCAGTTTTATTACTGAGACAATTTTATTTACCCATGAAGAGTATCCATATCCTGATGATGCTTCTCTATTAGAAAATGGTATTCTTGATTCTATGAATGTGATGGAATTAGTCACATTTTTAGAAGAACAAATGGGACTAGAGATTGCTGATGATGAGATTACTCCAGAAAACTTTGACTCAATCAATCAACTCGCAAGATTTGTTAGAAGCAAGCAATCTATGATGACTTAG
- a CDS encoding DUF4040 domain-containing protein, with protein sequence MSEMLSEMDISLYAIVALLPLSAGMVVLQVNPYHALVIRGILGAIAALVYALLGAADVALTEALVGTMLAITLYAVAVRSSLLMRLGILTAEETSPLRERAIREQAPVLETESVDDYPVNASRSESELSAMHAPGNRPSGIVLAQDLSGDSESAAVAVDQPWQQVLVDLRRALDKRHLRLEVVTYPDIETLQQALREKEVHAICTPAAGVTSGENRSSDAPPLYQAQVRIRRLYDILQAELTAPWLHLSYAPVTDGEK encoded by the coding sequence ATGTCTGAGATGCTGTCTGAGATGGATATTAGTCTCTATGCCATTGTGGCCCTGTTGCCCCTGTCGGCAGGGATGGTGGTCCTACAGGTCAACCCTTACCACGCCCTCGTGATTCGGGGCATCCTAGGTGCGATCGCCGCCCTAGTCTATGCGCTCCTGGGAGCCGCCGATGTGGCCCTGACGGAAGCACTGGTTGGGACGATGCTGGCAATTACCCTTTATGCCGTGGCGGTGCGATCGTCTTTGCTGATGCGCTTAGGTATCCTGACTGCTGAGGAAACTTCACCGCTGAGGGAACGAGCAATTCGGGAACAAGCACCTGTCCTCGAAACAGAGTCAGTTGACGACTATCCTGTCAATGCCAGTCGATCGGAGTCTGAGTTATCGGCGATGCACGCACCAGGGAACCGCCCCTCAGGGATAGTTTTGGCGCAAGACTTATCTGGGGACAGTGAGTCAGCCGCCGTCGCCGTAGATCAGCCCTGGCAGCAGGTATTGGTTGATCTGCGCCGTGCCTTAGATAAACGCCATCTTCGCTTAGAAGTGGTCACCTACCCCGACATTGAAACCCTGCAGCAGGCATTGCGGGAGAAAGAAGTTCATGCCATTTGTACGCCCGCAGCAGGGGTCACCAGTGGTGAGAACCGTTCCTCAGACGCTCCCCCTCTCTATCAAGCCCAAGTTCGGATTCGTCGGCTCTATGACATTCTGCAAGCGGAGTTGACGGCCCCGTGGCTGCATTTGTCCTATGCCCCTGTTACCGATGGCGAAAAGTGA
- a CDS encoding DUF4230 domain-containing protein: MNSPLPDTIVPTPAKPSTGSRLRNFLLLSAGGVGLITSLILVGMWQMGANLTHRVQRWLTLFEPAPSVDPRTLIVQQVRGASELTTAVFAMEAVVPAQQDRKLGDLTIGRTTLLYIAHGEVRAGIDLSQLTPAQVQVQGQQVVMTLPPPQILDRKIDVTKSSVYEYDRGFLGLGPDTGPALQQLAQRTTLDRILATACQQGILQKANERAEVAVTQLLTLSGYDSVQVKTQTPPPHACQPSVHS, encoded by the coding sequence ATGAACTCACCGCTTCCGGACACGATCGTACCTACCCCAGCTAAACCGAGCACAGGGTCAAGGCTACGGAATTTCCTGCTGTTGAGTGCCGGGGGAGTTGGTTTAATAACGAGCCTGATTCTCGTTGGGATGTGGCAGATGGGGGCGAACCTAACCCATAGGGTGCAGCGCTGGTTGACCCTTTTTGAACCAGCGCCAAGCGTTGATCCACGCACCCTGATTGTCCAGCAAGTGCGAGGCGCGAGTGAGCTAACCACGGCAGTATTTGCAATGGAGGCAGTGGTACCAGCCCAGCAGGACCGCAAATTAGGTGATCTAACGATTGGCAGAACGACTTTGCTCTATATTGCCCACGGTGAGGTGCGAGCTGGGATTGATTTGAGTCAACTCACACCGGCCCAAGTGCAGGTCCAGGGCCAACAGGTGGTGATGACGCTGCCCCCACCGCAGATCCTGGATCGCAAAATCGATGTGACCAAATCCTCTGTGTATGAATATGATCGGGGTTTCCTGGGTTTGGGGCCGGATACCGGACCTGCGCTGCAACAGTTGGCCCAGCGCACTACGCTCGATCGCATTCTCGCCACAGCCTGTCAACAGGGAATTTTGCAGAAAGCCAATGAACGGGCAGAAGTCGCCGTGACGCAATTGCTGACCCTATCTGGCTACGACAGCGTCCAGGTAAAAACCCAGACACCGCCCCCCCATGCCTGTCAGCCCTCAGTACACAGTTAA